A single genomic interval of Bradyrhizobium japonicum USDA 6 harbors:
- the fabA gene encoding 3-hydroxyacyl-[acyl-carrier-protein] dehydratase FabA yields MLNRRNGYEYEDLLACARGEMFGPGNAQLPLPPMLMFDRITEINDNGGEFGKGMVRAELDVKPDLWFFGCHFKNDSVMPGCLGLDALWQMVGFFLGWSGGEGRGRALGLNELKFSGQVLPEARKVVYNIDIKRVMRSKLVLGIADGWLSVDDQIIYRAKDLKVGLFKQGTNLG; encoded by the coding sequence ATGCTGAACAGGCGCAACGGCTACGAATATGAAGATTTGCTGGCATGTGCTCGCGGCGAGATGTTCGGTCCGGGCAATGCCCAGCTGCCGCTCCCACCGATGCTCATGTTCGACCGCATCACGGAAATCAACGACAATGGCGGGGAGTTCGGCAAGGGAATGGTGCGGGCGGAGCTCGACGTGAAGCCCGACCTCTGGTTCTTCGGCTGCCACTTCAAGAACGATTCCGTTATGCCCGGCTGCCTCGGTCTCGATGCGCTGTGGCAGATGGTCGGCTTCTTTCTGGGCTGGAGCGGTGGAGAGGGGCGCGGCCGCGCGCTTGGCCTGAACGAGCTGAAGTTCAGCGGTCAGGTGCTGCCCGAGGCTCGCAAGGTTGTGTACAACATCGACATCAAGCGTGTGATGCGCTCAAAGCTGGTGCTCGGCATCGCCGACGGATGGCTTTCGGTCGATGACCAGATTATTTATCGCGCGAAGGATCTGAAGGTCGGCCTGTTCAAGCAGGGCACGAACCTGGGCTGA
- the fabB gene encoding beta-ketoacyl-ACP synthase I, translating into MRRVVVTGMGIVSSIGNNTQEVLASLHEAKSGISRAEKYAELGFRSQVQGAPTIDPATVVDRRAMRFLGQGAGWNHIAMEQAIQDSGLSPDEVSNIRTGIIMGSGGPSARTIVESADITRTKGPKRVGPFAVPKAMSSTASATLATWFKIKGVNYSISSACATSNHCVGNAYETIQIGKQDVIFAGGCEELDWSLSVLFDAMGAMSSKYNDTPATASRPYDVNRDGFVIAGGAGVLVLEELEHAKARGARIYGEIVGYGATSDGYDMVAPSGEGAERCMRMAMSTVKTKVDYINPHATSTPAGDPPEIDALRRVFGAGEKCPPISATKALTGHSLGATGVQEAIYSLLMMNNGFICESAHIQELDPVFADMPIVRKRIDNVKIGTVLSNSFGFGGTNATLVFSRLDV; encoded by the coding sequence ATGAGGCGGGTTGTGGTCACCGGGATGGGTATCGTCTCGTCGATCGGAAACAACACCCAGGAAGTGCTTGCGAGCCTCCACGAGGCGAAGTCGGGCATTTCGCGGGCTGAGAAATATGCCGAGCTCGGCTTCCGTTCGCAGGTGCAAGGTGCACCGACGATTGATCCTGCGACGGTCGTCGACCGGCGTGCGATGCGCTTCCTCGGCCAGGGCGCCGGCTGGAATCACATCGCGATGGAGCAGGCGATCCAGGATTCCGGTCTGTCGCCTGACGAAGTGTCCAACATCCGTACCGGCATCATCATGGGTTCCGGCGGCCCCTCCGCCCGCACCATCGTCGAATCCGCCGACATCACCCGCACCAAGGGACCGAAGCGCGTCGGACCGTTTGCCGTGCCGAAGGCGATGTCGTCCACGGCCTCCGCGACGCTTGCGACCTGGTTCAAGATCAAGGGCGTGAACTATTCGATCTCCTCAGCCTGCGCGACCTCGAACCACTGCGTCGGCAACGCCTATGAGACGATCCAGATCGGCAAGCAGGACGTCATCTTCGCCGGCGGCTGCGAGGAGCTGGACTGGTCGCTCTCGGTGCTGTTCGACGCCATGGGCGCGATGTCCTCGAAATACAACGACACGCCCGCCACCGCCTCGCGTCCCTATGACGTCAACCGGGACGGTTTCGTGATCGCCGGCGGCGCCGGCGTGCTGGTGCTGGAAGAGCTCGAACATGCCAAGGCGCGCGGCGCGCGCATTTACGGCGAGATCGTCGGCTACGGCGCGACCTCGGACGGTTACGACATGGTCGCGCCCTCCGGTGAAGGCGCCGAGCGCTGCATGCGCATGGCGATGTCGACGGTGAAGACCAAGGTCGACTACATCAATCCGCACGCGACCTCGACGCCCGCCGGCGATCCGCCGGAGATCGACGCGCTGCGTCGCGTGTTCGGTGCCGGCGAGAAGTGCCCGCCGATCTCGGCGACCAAGGCGCTGACCGGTCACTCGCTGGGCGCAACCGGCGTGCAGGAGGCGATCTACTCGCTGTTGATGATGAACAACGGCTTCATCTGCGAGAGCGCGCACATCCAGGAGCTCGATCCCGTGTTCGCCGACATGCCGATCGTGCGCAAGCGCATCGACAACGTCAAGATCGGCACCGTGCTGTCGAACTCCTTCGGCTTCGGAGGCACCAACGCCACGCTGGTATTCAGCCGGCTGGACGTGTGA